In Kitasatospora sp. NA04385, a single genomic region encodes these proteins:
- a CDS encoding WD40 repeat domain-containing protein, with the protein MVPEELRDLVARCLSKDRLLRPTLEEIAGTFGLLNPSVRPWPDAVHARIDEQQATIVRLLGLDGAEGQLVASDTGTVVLARRTANQDLSTITAPQVPAGPAPLLPTPGAADSPADEGVDEDSAARRRPSRRTLLFGALGAGAVAATAVPLALMRTSGSPEAGGSETLPPPTSSPSTSPPVTASPSTSSSPTATPTPSSTPEELAYRASFKWKTMLSALDYSPDGKLLAVGDFDSVLMLWNSTDLVVAATLGNSYLPGIENLTSAVRFSPDGTLLASVDNFATITLWDVASRQKAATIQGDKDQKSAGFSNLAFSPDGKTLAYSGNRVITLWDVQSRSLVATLVNPIENPTYKAEGDVASMAFAQDGRTIIASTDLDRDDLLRFWDVRRGTLTATIEHAGDGVIALAVSPDGKVLATVSRGEVKVWDVATRAMVETLPFTSDPVCALAFSPDGGSLAAAEQTGGVRIWSTATWNPIRGLDQAKSLDPTLSMMPDSLVFSPDSKVLVGNFGYRLARWKVG; encoded by the coding sequence ATGGTCCCGGAGGAGCTGCGCGACCTCGTCGCGCGGTGCTTGTCCAAGGACCGGTTGCTACGTCCCACGCTCGAGGAGATCGCCGGCACGTTCGGGCTGTTGAACCCGTCCGTACGGCCGTGGCCCGATGCTGTACACGCCCGGATCGACGAGCAGCAGGCCACCATCGTGCGCCTGCTCGGTTTGGACGGGGCCGAAGGGCAACTGGTGGCGTCCGACACGGGAACGGTTGTTCTGGCCCGGCGTACGGCGAACCAGGATCTGTCGACCATAACCGCGCCCCAGGTTCCGGCCGGGCCTGCACCGCTCCTCCCGACGCCCGGTGCGGCGGACTCTCCGGCGGATGAGGGTGTCGACGAGGATTCGGCGGCGCGCCGGCGCCCGAGCCGACGAACGCTCCTGTTCGGCGCACTCGGCGCGGGTGCCGTGGCGGCGACCGCGGTCCCACTCGCACTGATGCGGACCTCGGGTTCCCCGGAAGCAGGCGGTTCGGAGACGCTCCCGCCGCCGACGTCCTCGCCGAGCACCTCACCGCCGGTCACGGCCAGTCCGAGCACATCATCCAGTCCGACGGCCACCCCGACGCCGTCCAGCACTCCGGAGGAACTCGCCTACAGGGCCTCTTTCAAGTGGAAGACCATGTTGTCCGCCTTGGACTACAGTCCTGACGGCAAGCTCCTCGCAGTAGGTGACTTTGACAGTGTCCTGATGCTGTGGAACAGCACCGACCTGGTTGTCGCAGCCACCCTCGGCAACTCTTACCTGCCGGGCATCGAGAATCTCACCTCCGCTGTGAGGTTCAGCCCGGACGGTACGCTGCTCGCCAGCGTCGACAACTTCGCGACGATCACGCTGTGGGACGTGGCATCCCGGCAGAAGGCCGCCACCATCCAAGGCGACAAGGACCAGAAGAGCGCCGGATTCTCGAACCTCGCGTTCAGCCCGGACGGTAAGACCCTGGCGTACAGCGGCAACCGCGTGATCACCCTGTGGGACGTCCAGAGCCGTTCACTGGTCGCCACGCTCGTCAATCCGATCGAGAACCCGACGTATAAGGCCGAAGGGGATGTGGCGAGCATGGCGTTCGCCCAGGACGGCCGGACCATCATCGCCTCGACCGACTTGGACCGGGATGATCTGCTGCGCTTCTGGGACGTCCGCCGGGGCACCCTTACCGCAACGATCGAACACGCCGGGGACGGTGTCATCGCTCTCGCGGTCAGTCCGGACGGCAAAGTCCTCGCCACAGTCTCCCGCGGCGAGGTGAAGGTGTGGGACGTCGCCACCCGTGCGATGGTCGAGACGCTGCCCTTCACCTCGGATCCGGTCTGCGCGCTGGCTTTCAGCCCGGACGGTGGCTCGCTGGCCGCCGCTGAGCAGACCGGAGGCGTCCGGATCTGGTCCACGGCCACCTGGAACCCCATCCGCGGACTCGACCAGGCGAAGAGCCTCGACCCCACGTTGTCCATGATGCCGGATTCTCTCGTCTTCAGCCCCGACAGCAAGGTCCTGGTCGGAAACTTCGGCTACAGACTGGCACGCTGGAAGGTCGGTTGA
- a CDS encoding Gfo/Idh/MocA family protein encodes MRVGGAPDTFLGAGLQSALRLIRSGAIGAPLTALSLMQIPGPESWHPAPEFLYRAGGGPLFDMGPYYLTALVAALGPVRRVSAVGSRSRDRRTIGSGPRAGTEFEVTVPTHVSALLEFADGGSATAVFSFESPQLRLGFVEVTGTDATLVLPDPNHFDGPSRIEDGGPGREVAATGTTAGRGIGVLDMARAIRSGEPHRATGELALHVLAVMEAIEAAAAAGSPVEVAGGAPSPQALPEDWDPYAATLAP; translated from the coding sequence GTGCGGGTCGGCGGGGCACCGGACACCTTCCTCGGCGCCGGTCTGCAGAGCGCGCTGCGGCTGATCCGCTCCGGCGCGATCGGCGCGCCGCTGACCGCGCTCAGCCTGATGCAGATCCCCGGCCCGGAGTCGTGGCACCCCGCGCCCGAGTTCCTCTACCGCGCGGGCGGCGGGCCGCTGTTCGACATGGGCCCGTACTACCTGACCGCCCTGGTCGCGGCCCTCGGCCCGGTCCGCCGGGTCAGCGCCGTCGGCTCCCGCTCCCGCGACCGCCGCACGATCGGCTCCGGCCCCCGGGCGGGCACCGAGTTCGAGGTGACCGTGCCGACCCACGTCTCGGCGCTGCTGGAGTTCGCGGACGGCGGCTCGGCCACCGCGGTCTTCAGCTTCGAGTCCCCGCAACTGCGGCTCGGGTTCGTCGAGGTCACCGGCACGGACGCCACCCTCGTCCTGCCCGACCCCAACCACTTCGACGGCCCCTCGCGGATCGAGGACGGCGGCCCCGGCCGCGAAGTCGCGGCCACCGGCACCACGGCGGGCCGCGGCATCGGCGTCCTGGACATGGCCCGCGCGATCCGCTCCGGCGAGCCGCACCGGGCCACCGGCGAACTCGCCCTGCACGTCCTCGCCGTCATGGAGGCGATCGAGGCCGCCGCCGCAGCCGGCTCGCCCGTCGAGGTGGCGGGCGGCGCCCCGTCGCCGCAGGCCCTTCCCGAGGACTGGGACCCGTACGCCGCCACCCTCGCTCCCTGA
- a CDS encoding pre-peptidase C-terminal domain-containing protein, with translation MRPALPRLRSARSAALLALALTAAGAGAVAAPRSAHASVTRIRLGSSSDVSRTSWNGPAFTFNGDGAVVPATAGKAIAAITGGSGSIDVTVLADSAATGSSQTPECDVFMGLSGVNSCTTDVVTSAADGNSSQVNTDVRNAEFVYFAGGNQCVYASWKGTSLQASVQSVVAKGGGSGGGSAGHHINSAVVYDACTASTDSPTALANPYDRSVTFTTGMFAWPNYADTVNDSHFVTRDRMGRTMAFVARAVKDGLTTSGKAWGVGVEQGGGSLFLDKNGLATLSGSDAYVVLGDHQPEQAVSGKPLTYSNFKIWHLTAGQTFDFKNRPTCGYYTRSVTNGTPDANLYSGTPTTDCGGGTGTGTGTGSSLTETEPNDSTGAANDITGLGYPATVTGSMKSGSDRDYYKLSLTSGQTATVTCTVPSAYDADLYFMNANGSTLTRSVNNGKGAGESLSWTATSSGTYYADLEAYSGSGSATYSCKVTKG, from the coding sequence ATGCGCCCAGCTCTGCCCCGTCTCAGGTCCGCCAGATCCGCCGCGCTCCTCGCGCTCGCCCTGACCGCCGCCGGGGCCGGCGCGGTGGCCGCCCCCCGGTCCGCGCACGCCTCGGTGACCCGGATCCGTCTCGGCAGCTCCTCCGACGTCAGCCGCACCTCCTGGAACGGCCCCGCCTTCACCTTCAACGGCGACGGCGCCGTGGTGCCCGCCACCGCCGGCAAGGCGATCGCTGCCATCACCGGCGGAAGCGGCAGCATCGACGTCACGGTGCTCGCCGACTCCGCCGCCACTGGCAGCAGCCAGACCCCCGAGTGCGACGTGTTCATGGGGCTGTCCGGCGTCAACTCCTGCACCACCGACGTCGTCACCTCCGCGGCCGACGGCAACAGCTCCCAGGTCAACACCGACGTGCGCAACGCCGAGTTCGTGTACTTCGCCGGCGGGAACCAGTGCGTCTACGCCTCCTGGAAGGGGACCTCGCTGCAGGCCTCCGTCCAGTCCGTGGTCGCCAAGGGCGGCGGCTCCGGCGGCGGCAGCGCCGGCCACCACATCAACAGCGCCGTCGTCTACGACGCCTGCACCGCGAGCACCGACTCCCCCACCGCCCTCGCCAACCCCTACGACAGGAGCGTCACCTTCACCACGGGCATGTTCGCCTGGCCCAACTACGCCGACACCGTCAACGACTCGCACTTCGTCACCCGTGACCGCATGGGCCGCACCATGGCCTTCGTCGCACGCGCGGTCAAGGACGGCCTGACCACCTCCGGCAAGGCGTGGGGCGTGGGCGTCGAACAGGGCGGCGGATCGCTGTTCCTGGACAAGAACGGCCTGGCCACCCTCTCCGGCTCGGACGCCTACGTGGTGCTCGGCGACCACCAGCCCGAGCAGGCCGTCTCCGGCAAGCCCCTCACCTACTCGAACTTCAAGATCTGGCACCTCACCGCCGGACAGACCTTCGACTTCAAGAACCGTCCCACCTGCGGCTACTACACCCGCAGCGTGACCAACGGCACCCCCGACGCCAACCTCTACAGCGGTACCCCGACCACCGACTGCGGCGGCGGCACCGGCACCGGCACCGGCACCGGCTCCTCCCTCACCGAGACCGAGCCGAACGACAGCACCGGCGCCGCGAACGACATCACCGGCCTCGGCTACCCGGCCACCGTCACCGGCAGCATGAAGTCCGGCTCGGACCGCGACTACTACAAGCTGTCCCTGACCTCGGGCCAGACCGCCACCGTCACCTGCACGGTCCCCTCCGCCTACGACGCGGACCTGTACTTCATGAACGCCAACGGCAGCACCCTGACCCGCTCGGTCAACAACGGCAAGGGAGCGGGCGAGTCGCTGAGCTGGACGGCGACCAGCAGCGGCACCTACTACGCCGACCTGGAGGCGTACAGCGGCTCGGGCAGCGCGACCTACTCCTGCAAGGTCACCAAGGGCTGA
- a CDS encoding ABC transporter substrate-binding protein has protein sequence MTSSRTATIRVIASTALATACGLALTACGSSAADPAPGGGSASPATTVVKGVTISSDPKLTDRLPAAVRKAGKVRVATDVPYPPFEMYVSEGSQEITGIDHDLGQAIGARLGVRFEFTGQKFDGLLPAVQAGKFDAVMSAMTDKKAREEAVDFVDYVNAGPGWLVKEGNPDGIKVVTDACGKSVSVQAGTNHQKILDQRQELCKQEGKPPITVLAFPKDSEAQLALRSGKVSADFLDEVTAAYVADTADGGSTFDTVLGEAAVGPTSASPIGIGVSKSVPGLKEAVQAALQSLMDDGSYGRILDAYHVPSIAIPRATINGALD, from the coding sequence ATGACCTCCTCCCGCACCGCCACGATCAGAGTGATCGCCTCCACGGCCCTGGCGACCGCCTGCGGCCTCGCCCTGACCGCCTGCGGATCGTCCGCCGCCGACCCGGCGCCCGGCGGCGGGTCCGCCTCACCGGCCACCACCGTCGTCAAGGGCGTCACGATCTCGTCGGACCCGAAGCTCACCGACAGGCTGCCCGCGGCGGTCAGGAAGGCGGGCAAGGTCCGCGTCGCCACCGACGTCCCCTACCCGCCGTTCGAGATGTACGTCTCCGAGGGCAGCCAGGAGATCACCGGCATCGACCACGACCTGGGCCAGGCGATCGGCGCACGGCTCGGCGTCCGGTTCGAGTTCACCGGCCAGAAGTTCGACGGCCTCCTCCCGGCGGTGCAGGCCGGCAAGTTCGACGCCGTCATGTCCGCCATGACGGACAAGAAGGCGCGCGAGGAGGCCGTCGACTTCGTCGACTACGTCAACGCCGGGCCGGGCTGGCTGGTCAAGGAGGGCAACCCCGACGGCATCAAGGTGGTCACCGACGCGTGCGGCAAGAGCGTCTCGGTGCAGGCCGGCACCAACCACCAGAAGATCCTCGACCAGCGCCAGGAGCTCTGCAAGCAGGAGGGCAAGCCGCCGATCACCGTCCTCGCCTTCCCGAAGGACTCCGAGGCGCAGCTCGCGCTGCGCTCGGGGAAGGTGTCCGCCGACTTCCTCGACGAGGTGACGGCCGCCTACGTGGCGGACACCGCGGACGGGGGCAGCACGTTCGACACCGTCCTCGGCGAGGCGGCCGTCGGGCCGACCAGCGCCTCACCGATCGGGATCGGCGTCTCCAAGTCCGTCCCCGGGCTGAAGGAGGCCGTTCAGGCCGCACTCCAGTCCCTGATGGACGACGGCTCGTACGGCAGGATCCTCGACGCCTACCACGTGCCTAGCATCGCCATTCCGCGGGCCACGATCAACGGCGCCCTCGACTGA
- a CDS encoding ABC transporter substrate-binding protein — translation MNPSAPRRSALPAAFVLCGALALTACGSSGTGGPAATGPVTVAGVSISADPALHDALPEAVRKAGKVRVATDVPYPPFEMYVSEGSKELTGLDYDLGQAVGARLGVRFDFQAQKFDGIVPALQAGKYDAAISAITDNKEREQVVDFVDYSVSGSGVLVAKGNPQKITTLDDLCGHPVAVQTATNQQKLLDKHQDKCRELGKGAMDVQTFPKDSDAQLALRSGKVVADVLTKPAAGWTAKTADDGAAFEVVDDPAALGGYNASPNGIAVAKNLPQLTDAVQKALQSLIDDGSLAKIYDKYGVASIAVEQATKNGAVD, via the coding sequence GTGAACCCCTCCGCCCCCCGCAGATCGGCCCTGCCGGCCGCCTTCGTCCTGTGCGGCGCCCTCGCCCTGACCGCTTGCGGGAGCAGCGGGACCGGCGGTCCCGCGGCGACCGGCCCGGTCACGGTCGCCGGCGTCAGCATCAGCGCCGACCCCGCCCTCCACGACGCGCTGCCCGAGGCGGTCAGGAAGGCGGGCAAGGTCCGCGTCGCCACCGACGTCCCCTACCCGCCGTTCGAGATGTACGTCTCCGAGGGCAGCAAGGAGCTGACCGGCCTCGACTACGACCTCGGGCAGGCCGTCGGCGCCAGGCTCGGCGTCCGGTTCGATTTCCAGGCGCAGAAGTTCGACGGTATCGTCCCCGCCCTCCAGGCCGGCAAGTACGACGCCGCGATCAGCGCCATCACCGACAACAAGGAGCGCGAACAGGTCGTCGACTTCGTCGACTACTCCGTCTCCGGCAGCGGCGTCCTGGTCGCCAAGGGCAACCCGCAGAAGATCACCACCCTCGACGACCTGTGCGGCCACCCCGTCGCCGTGCAGACCGCGACCAACCAGCAGAAGCTCCTGGACAAGCACCAGGACAAGTGCCGCGAACTCGGCAAGGGCGCCATGGACGTCCAGACCTTCCCCAAGGACTCCGACGCCCAACTCGCCCTGCGCTCCGGCAAGGTGGTCGCCGACGTCCTCACCAAGCCCGCCGCCGGCTGGACCGCGAAGACCGCCGACGACGGCGCCGCGTTCGAGGTCGTCGACGACCCGGCCGCGCTCGGCGGCTACAACGCCTCCCCGAACGGCATCGCCGTCGCCAAGAACCTGCCGCAGCTGACCGACGCGGTGCAGAAGGCCCTGCAGTCCCTGATCGACGACGGCTCGCTCGCCAAGATCTACGACAAGTACGGCGTCGCCTCGATCGCCGTCGAGCAGGCCACCAAGAACGGTGCGGTGGACTGA
- a CDS encoding amino acid ABC transporter permease, with translation MPVTERPAEAAPARPDDLVAVPVRRWGQWTAAAVALLGLVGLIGSLAKNPNLKWDVVGHYLFADLIFDGLFTTLWLTAAAMAVGLGLGTLVAVMRLSANPVLYGLSTGFVWLFRGTPLLVQILFWGYAAALYKHLMIGIPFTTVTFVEFDTNDLLPASVAALLALGLNEAAYASEIVRAGIQSVDPGQTEAAHSLGMKPALTMRRIVLPQAMRVIIPPMGNETINMLKTTAYVSVIAAHDLMSNIQDVYNQNYRIIPLLVVAALWYLALVTVLSVPQAWLERHYGRGTARAGHVSPLRRMLTGLPGLLPTTRERKG, from the coding sequence ATGCCCGTCACCGAACGCCCCGCCGAGGCGGCCCCCGCCCGGCCGGACGACCTGGTGGCCGTCCCGGTCCGGCGCTGGGGGCAGTGGACCGCCGCCGCCGTCGCCCTGCTCGGCCTCGTCGGCCTGATCGGCTCGCTCGCCAAGAACCCGAACCTGAAGTGGGACGTCGTCGGGCACTACCTGTTCGCCGACCTGATCTTCGACGGCCTGTTCACCACCCTGTGGCTGACCGCCGCGGCGATGGCGGTCGGCCTGGGCCTGGGCACCCTGGTCGCCGTCATGCGGCTGTCCGCCAACCCCGTCCTGTACGGGCTCTCCACCGGCTTCGTCTGGCTGTTCCGCGGCACCCCGCTGCTGGTCCAGATCCTCTTCTGGGGCTACGCCGCCGCGCTCTACAAGCACCTGATGATCGGCATCCCGTTCACCACGGTCACCTTCGTCGAGTTCGACACCAACGACCTGCTGCCGGCCTCCGTCGCGGCGCTGCTCGCGCTGGGCCTGAACGAGGCCGCCTACGCCTCGGAGATCGTCCGGGCCGGCATCCAGTCCGTCGACCCGGGCCAGACCGAGGCCGCCCACTCGCTGGGCATGAAGCCCGCCCTGACGATGCGCCGGATCGTGCTGCCGCAGGCGATGCGGGTGATCATCCCGCCGATGGGCAACGAGACCATCAACATGCTCAAGACCACCGCGTACGTCTCGGTGATCGCCGCGCACGACCTGATGTCCAACATCCAGGACGTCTACAACCAGAACTACCGGATCATTCCGCTGCTGGTGGTCGCCGCCCTCTGGTACCTGGCGCTGGTCACCGTGCTGTCCGTGCCGCAGGCCTGGCTGGAGCGCCACTACGGCCGCGGCACCGCCCGCGCCGGGCACGTCTCCCCGCTGCGGCGGATGCTCACCGGCCTCCCCGGCCTGCTCCCCACCACCCGCGAACGGAAGGGCTGA
- a CDS encoding amino acid ABC transporter ATP-binding protein, which yields MVHAEGVRKHFGRLEVLKGIDLTVERGQVCCLLGPSGSGKSTFLRCINHLEKVDGGRLTVDGDLVGYRQSGNRLHELREAEVAERRREIGMVFQRFNLFPHLTALENITEAPVRVAGVNRTDARAQALRLLERVGLGDRADHYPARLSGGQQQRVAIARALAMEPKLMLFDEPTSALDPELVGDVLDVMRDLAADGMTMVVVTHEIGFAREVGDTAVFMDEGVVVEAGHPRTVLVAPEQERTRAFLSKVL from the coding sequence ATGGTGCACGCCGAGGGCGTGCGCAAGCACTTCGGCAGGCTGGAGGTCCTCAAGGGCATCGACCTGACCGTCGAGCGCGGACAGGTCTGCTGCCTGCTCGGCCCGTCCGGCTCCGGCAAGTCCACCTTCCTGCGCTGCATCAACCACCTGGAGAAGGTCGACGGCGGCCGCCTCACCGTCGACGGCGACCTGGTCGGCTACCGGCAGTCCGGCAACCGGCTGCACGAACTGCGCGAGGCCGAGGTCGCCGAGCGCCGCCGCGAGATCGGCATGGTCTTCCAGCGCTTCAACCTCTTCCCGCACCTGACCGCGCTGGAGAACATCACCGAGGCCCCGGTCAGGGTCGCCGGGGTCAACCGCACCGACGCCCGCGCCCAGGCGCTGCGCCTGCTGGAGCGGGTCGGCCTCGGCGACCGCGCCGACCACTACCCCGCCCGGCTCTCCGGCGGTCAGCAGCAGCGGGTGGCCATCGCCCGGGCACTGGCGATGGAGCCCAAGCTGATGCTCTTCGACGAGCCGACCTCCGCCCTCGACCCCGAACTCGTCGGCGACGTCCTGGACGTGATGCGCGACCTGGCCGCCGACGGCATGACGATGGTCGTCGTCACCCACGAGATCGGCTTCGCCCGCGAGGTCGGCGACACCGCCGTCTTCATGGACGAGGGCGTGGTCGTCGAGGCCGGCCACCCCCGCACCGTGCTGGTCGCACCGGAGCAGGAGCGCACCCGCGCCTTCCTGTCCAAGGTCCTGTGA
- a CDS encoding M20/M25/M40 family metallo-hydrolase, which yields MSAAPTRAVLAPHAAAMLDAARAALPRYLADLADLVAVDSGSHSPHGVDCVADWLTHRLHGIGFATERIPTKPVGGRSYGDVLVGRLPGTLPPDEGGARIVLIGHMDTVFEDGTAAARPFRAEGTRAHGPGVSDDKGGLLAGVTAAELLVRHHRTSFAELVLIATPDEEVGSPASRPVTELLCHGADFALGLECARENGDLVVQRKGVADLLVTVTGRAAHAGIEPERGANAALAAAHLVVALQALNGTWPDVTLNVGVVRAGTRPNIVCPEAELQVEVRAATGDALRTALDAIRGTAGRTAVPGTTARVQQLDLCPPMEFGPDARDLLALARAAAADLGFTVGGAATGGVGDANLTSGLGVPTLDGLGPVGGADHTPEEWLDTASVPTRIALLATLVERLRHA from the coding sequence GTGAGCGCCGCCCCCACCCGGGCCGTCCTCGCCCCGCACGCCGCGGCGATGCTGGACGCCGCCCGGGCCGCCCTGCCCCGCTACCTCGCCGACCTCGCCGACCTCGTCGCCGTCGACTCCGGGAGCCACAGTCCGCACGGCGTCGACTGCGTCGCGGACTGGCTCACCCACCGCCTGCACGGCATCGGGTTCGCCACCGAACGGATCCCCACGAAACCGGTCGGCGGCCGCTCCTACGGCGACGTCCTGGTCGGCCGGCTGCCCGGCACCCTGCCGCCGGACGAGGGCGGCGCCCGGATCGTCCTGATCGGCCACATGGACACCGTCTTCGAGGACGGGACCGCCGCCGCCCGGCCCTTCCGGGCCGAGGGCACCCGCGCCCACGGGCCGGGCGTCAGCGACGACAAGGGCGGCCTGCTGGCCGGCGTCACCGCCGCCGAACTGCTGGTCCGCCACCATCGGACCTCCTTCGCCGAACTCGTCCTGATCGCCACCCCCGACGAGGAGGTGGGATCGCCCGCCAGCCGCCCGGTGACCGAACTCCTCTGCCACGGAGCCGATTTCGCGCTCGGCCTGGAGTGCGCGCGGGAGAACGGCGACCTGGTCGTCCAGCGCAAGGGCGTCGCCGACCTGCTCGTCACCGTCACCGGACGGGCCGCGCACGCCGGCATCGAACCCGAACGGGGCGCCAACGCCGCCCTCGCCGCCGCCCACCTGGTGGTCGCCCTGCAGGCCCTCAACGGCACCTGGCCGGACGTCACCCTGAACGTCGGCGTCGTCCGGGCCGGCACCAGGCCGAACATCGTCTGCCCCGAGGCCGAGCTCCAGGTCGAGGTCAGGGCCGCCACCGGCGACGCCCTGCGCACCGCCCTGGACGCGATCCGGGGGACGGCGGGCCGCACCGCCGTCCCGGGCACCACCGCCCGGGTCCAGCAGCTCGACCTCTGCCCGCCGATGGAGTTCGGCCCGGACGCGCGCGACCTGCTGGCCCTGGCCCGCGCCGCCGCCGCCGACCTCGGATTCACCGTGGGCGGCGCCGCCACCGGCGGCGTCGGCGACGCCAACCTCACCTCCGGCCTCGGCGTTCCCACCCTCGACGGCCTCGGCCCCGTCGGCGGGGCCGACCACACCCCCGAGGAGTGGCTCGACACCGCCAGCGTGCCCACCCGGATCGCCCTGCTGGCCACCCTGGTCGAACGGCTCAGGCACGCCTGA